From one Haloferax marinisediminis genomic stretch:
- a CDS encoding Gfo/Idh/MocA family protein has protein sequence MFRVAGVGLGNLGVMECRLFDEMDGVSIVAGVDPVEDARERFADEFGVPTYESVDELLEGEFLDAVTIASPHTKHFDQALAALDAGLHVHLEKPMVTDLGGARVLIDRADELGLTLAVGYQRHFDPRFHELRRIVDSGRIGDPHMVVCHLEQEWIKWTKDEWRGDPALSGGGQLYDSGSHLLDAMLWVTRSKPVTVAAAVDHRGYDVDVNSALAVVLDRDGERLTASVAVSGDGPSIPDPGESLRIIGTEGMLYFDGESIEVTEAGTTYRATPSEPDFETLTEKKLRNFVDAARDEADLAIPAEDALRVTALTEAAYESATTGRRVNVGGDD, from the coding sequence ATGTTTAGAGTCGCCGGAGTTGGTCTTGGAAACCTCGGTGTGATGGAGTGCCGCCTCTTCGATGAGATGGACGGCGTGAGTATCGTCGCCGGCGTCGACCCCGTCGAGGACGCCCGGGAACGCTTCGCCGACGAGTTCGGCGTTCCGACGTACGAGTCAGTAGACGAACTCCTCGAAGGCGAGTTCCTCGACGCCGTGACCATCGCGTCGCCGCACACGAAACACTTCGACCAGGCACTCGCCGCACTCGACGCAGGACTCCACGTCCACCTCGAAAAGCCGATGGTGACCGACCTCGGCGGCGCACGAGTGCTCATCGACCGCGCAGACGAACTCGGACTCACGCTCGCCGTCGGCTATCAACGACACTTCGACCCGCGATTTCACGAACTGCGCCGCATCGTCGATTCGGGACGCATCGGCGACCCGCACATGGTGGTCTGCCACCTCGAACAGGAGTGGATAAAGTGGACGAAAGACGAGTGGCGCGGCGACCCGGCGCTCTCCGGCGGCGGCCAACTGTACGACTCGGGGTCGCACCTCCTCGACGCGATGCTCTGGGTCACGCGCTCGAAACCCGTCACCGTCGCCGCGGCCGTCGACCACCGGGGCTACGACGTGGACGTGAACTCTGCACTGGCCGTCGTCCTCGACAGAGACGGTGAGCGACTCACGGCCAGCGTCGCCGTCTCGGGTGACGGGCCGAGCATCCCTGACCCGGGTGAGTCCCTGCGTATCATCGGCACCGAAGGGATGCTCTATTTCGATGGGGAGAGCATCGAGGTGACCGAAGCGGGGACGACGTACCGCGCGACTCCCAGCGAACCCGACTTCGAGACGCTGACCGAGAAGAAACTCCGAAACTTCGTCGACGCCGCCCGCGACGAAGCCGACCTCGCAATCCCCGCTGAAGACGCACTTCGGGTCACGGCACTCACCGAGGCCGCGTACGAGTCGGCGACGACTGGCCGACGAGTCAACGTCGGCGGCGACGACTGA
- a CDS encoding DUF7545 family protein: MVETETYTIEGPNGDSEDIELPAGLVDIFAEQGEEPTSVVGDVVVQAFAQQAHVVAHHSEGGAPADIAEINEKMEDLFEDRFGVALSDALGHSH, encoded by the coding sequence ATGGTCGAAACTGAGACGTACACCATCGAAGGACCGAACGGTGACTCCGAAGATATCGAACTCCCTGCAGGCCTCGTCGATATCTTCGCAGAGCAGGGCGAAGAACCGACGAGCGTCGTCGGCGACGTCGTCGTCCAGGCGTTCGCACAGCAGGCACACGTCGTCGCACACCACAGCGAGGGTGGCGCACCGGCTGACATCGCCGAAATCAACGAGAAGATGGAAGACCTGTTCGAAGACCGCTTCGGCGTCGCACTCTCCGACGCACTCGGTCACTCGCACTAA
- a CDS encoding phosphotransacetylase family protein has protein sequence MNTVLVTSTGESTGKTAITLALGLLAKERGLDVGYMKPKGTRLQSSVGKTLDEDPMLARELLDIDAEMHQLEPVVYSPTFIQGAIRGKENNEELSEVISHHFEDISAGKDLMFIEGGGSYRTGGIVDLTDADIAELLDAEVVLVADYKQPSDLDDVVAAIEDIGSDRLTGVVFNRVSDAVYDELETEVAPFLEARGVPVLGVVPTEKDLAGVTVQELADELGAEFATDAPTDAFVERFLVGAMGGDAALRYFRRTKNAAVITGGDRANIQRAALEAPGVKCIILTGGHRPVGAVIGKAEQKGVPVMLVNGDTLSVTDRAEDIVSTGRTRDERTVERMRTLLYEHADTDAIIGGIAPSGDADEDDE, from the coding sequence ATGAACACGGTACTCGTCACCTCGACCGGAGAAAGCACCGGGAAGACCGCCATCACACTCGCACTCGGCCTCCTCGCCAAAGAACGCGGACTGGACGTCGGCTACATGAAGCCGAAGGGGACGCGCCTGCAGTCCAGCGTCGGCAAGACGCTCGACGAAGACCCGATGCTCGCTCGGGAACTCCTCGACATCGACGCCGAGATGCACCAGCTCGAACCCGTCGTCTACTCGCCCACCTTCATCCAGGGTGCGATTCGCGGAAAGGAAAACAACGAAGAACTCTCCGAAGTCATCTCGCACCACTTCGAGGACATCTCGGCCGGTAAAGACCTGATGTTCATCGAAGGCGGTGGGTCCTACCGGACCGGCGGCATCGTCGACCTCACGGACGCCGACATCGCCGAACTCCTCGACGCAGAAGTCGTCCTCGTCGCCGACTACAAACAGCCGAGCGACCTCGACGACGTGGTCGCGGCCATCGAAGACATCGGGAGCGACCGACTCACCGGCGTCGTCTTCAACCGCGTGAGCGACGCCGTCTACGACGAACTGGAGACGGAAGTCGCGCCGTTCCTCGAAGCACGCGGTGTCCCCGTCCTCGGCGTCGTCCCGACCGAGAAGGACCTCGCCGGCGTCACGGTGCAGGAACTCGCAGACGAACTCGGTGCAGAGTTCGCCACCGACGCCCCGACCGACGCGTTCGTCGAACGCTTCCTCGTCGGCGCGATGGGCGGCGACGCGGCACTTCGCTACTTCCGCCGCACCAAGAACGCCGCCGTCATCACCGGTGGTGACCGCGCGAACATCCAGCGTGCCGCCCTCGAAGCACCGGGCGTCAAGTGTATCATCCTCACTGGCGGCCACCGACCCGTCGGTGCCGTCATCGGCAAGGCCGAACAGAAGGGCGTCCCTGTCATGCTGGTCAACGGCGACACGCTCTCTGTGACCGACCGCGCCGAAGATATCGTCAGCACGGGGCGCACCCGCGACGAGCGCACCGTCGAGCGCATGCGCACCCTGCTCTACGAACACGCTGACACCGACGCAATCATCGGCGGCATCGCGCCCTCGGGCGACGCCGACGAAGACGACGAATAA
- a CDS encoding ABC transporter ATP-binding protein produces the protein MDEVLVADDLTKSYGDVEALSGVSVSVAEGEVFGLIGPNGAGKTTLIRALTGTTTPDGGVVSVLGDHPTAVDRQRLALLPQDFRPAGRLTARELVAYYAGLYDGARDPDVVLDEVGLADAGDTWYENLSGGQQRRACIALTLVNDPDVLFLDEPTTGIDPAGRRALWTLIDRLAERGTTVFLTSHSMEEVERLADRVGLLNDGKLVTVGRPDQLVAEYGGESRLVVRTAGDADLDSVSLPDSLTGDVTDDGLTVYGVGPRQISDAVDALDDAGIVYESLVWKQPGLEEVYLSLTGEQFEAARPAAAAAIGGDR, from the coding sequence ATGGACGAGGTACTCGTCGCCGACGACCTCACGAAGTCCTACGGCGACGTGGAGGCGCTGTCTGGTGTCTCCGTGTCGGTCGCCGAGGGAGAGGTCTTCGGCCTCATCGGTCCGAACGGCGCGGGGAAGACGACGTTGATTCGCGCCCTGACGGGCACGACCACGCCGGACGGAGGTGTTGTGTCCGTTCTCGGCGACCACCCCACAGCGGTCGACCGCCAGCGACTCGCCCTCTTGCCGCAGGACTTCCGACCGGCAGGACGGTTGACCGCCCGCGAACTCGTCGCGTACTACGCCGGCCTCTACGACGGTGCCCGCGACCCGGACGTCGTCCTCGACGAAGTCGGACTCGCCGACGCGGGTGATACGTGGTACGAGAACCTCTCGGGCGGCCAACAGCGGCGTGCCTGTATCGCACTGACGCTCGTGAACGACCCAGACGTCCTCTTTCTGGACGAACCCACGACCGGTATCGACCCGGCGGGTCGCCGGGCGCTCTGGACACTCATCGACCGTCTCGCCGAGCGTGGGACGACGGTGTTCCTCACCAGTCACTCGATGGAAGAGGTCGAACGTCTCGCCGACCGCGTCGGGTTGCTCAACGACGGGAAACTCGTCACCGTCGGACGACCGGACCAACTCGTCGCCGAATACGGCGGTGAGAGCAGACTCGTCGTCAGAACTGCTGGCGACGCCGACCTCGATTCGGTTTCGCTGCCCGACTCACTCACAGGCGACGTGACCGACGACGGACTCACCGTCTACGGCGTCGGCCCGCGCCAGATAAGCGACGCAGTCGATGCCCTCGACGATGCCGGTATCGTCTACGAGTCACTCGTGTGGAAACAGCCCGGACTCGAAGAGGTCTATCTCTCGCTCACGGGCGAGCAGTTCGAAGCGGCACGACCTGCTGCCGCCGCCGCAATCGGAGGTGACCGATGA
- a CDS encoding mechanosensitive ion channel family protein, producing MYPLQVTLTDSLAQLTSEVIAFLPNLVGAIVVLVIGWLVGRFVGRIVAGLADRVELDKAVLTTPIGDILGGTEAAVSGAFGTLTRWFVYAVTIVAAADVLSVPLFSEWVSTAVSYAPAFVAGLLVIVLGFVVADFIGDAIKGTRAATETSYTNLFAVGTRVFLYFTAVVIGLSTMGIDVAILFTIAQAFAWGLAAAIAIGVGGAVAFGARDYVSANVERWMGSARSVAASPVSPMGSDSDMSEGASPADD from the coding sequence ATGTACCCGTTACAAGTCACACTAACAGACTCACTCGCACAGTTGACGAGCGAAGTAATCGCGTTCCTTCCGAACCTCGTCGGTGCCATCGTCGTCCTTGTCATCGGTTGGCTCGTTGGACGATTCGTCGGTCGAATCGTCGCCGGCCTCGCAGACCGAGTCGAACTCGACAAGGCAGTACTCACGACGCCGATTGGAGACATCCTTGGCGGAACAGAAGCAGCAGTATCCGGTGCGTTCGGGACGCTCACGAGATGGTTCGTCTACGCAGTCACCATCGTCGCAGCCGCCGACGTCCTCTCGGTACCACTGTTCTCCGAGTGGGTGTCGACGGCCGTCTCGTACGCTCCGGCGTTCGTTGCCGGTCTACTCGTCATCGTCCTCGGGTTCGTCGTCGCCGACTTCATCGGTGACGCCATCAAGGGCACTCGCGCGGCCACCGAGACGTCGTACACGAACCTCTTCGCCGTCGGGACTCGCGTCTTCCTGTACTTCACCGCAGTCGTCATCGGTCTGAGCACGATGGGTATCGACGTGGCTATCCTCTTCACCATCGCACAGGCGTTCGCGTGGGGTCTGGCAGCCGCCATCGCAATCGGCGTCGGTGGCGCAGTCGCCTTCGGTGCTCGCGACTACGTCTCCGCCAACGTCGAACGCTGGATGGGCTCGGCCCGCTCTGTCGCGGCGTCCCCCGTCTCCCCGATGGGAAGCGATTCGGACATGTCCGAGGGTGCGTCGCCCGCCGACGACTGA
- a CDS encoding ABC transporter permease, with translation MSGLERVQSEFVASWHSFLRRRTAVFFTFFFPAIIVVIFGALVQTQPTGGGLFAEPKEYYIAGYLAVVVLFTPLSRVGSTIARHREGNRFEKLATTPLTRREWLLAHALVNVVVIGLAALLLLVLSLLVTGASIPLSAATLALVPFIALGVTLFCGLGAIIGSVADSQDGVIAASNAIALPLLFLSETFVTPDLLPAWFQPALNVSPLTYFARGVRALTYTGGDWVGNLAILAVLAVAFFVVGTMAIPQTD, from the coding sequence ATGAGCGGTCTCGAACGCGTCCAGTCGGAGTTCGTCGCCTCGTGGCACTCGTTCCTCCGCCGACGGACGGCAGTCTTCTTCACGTTCTTCTTCCCGGCCATCATCGTCGTCATCTTCGGTGCGCTCGTACAGACCCAACCCACCGGCGGCGGCCTGTTCGCCGAACCAAAGGAGTACTACATCGCCGGCTATCTCGCCGTCGTCGTGCTCTTTACGCCGCTGTCTCGGGTCGGGAGCACCATCGCACGGCACCGCGAGGGAAACCGGTTCGAGAAGTTGGCGACGACACCGCTGACGCGTAGGGAGTGGCTTCTCGCGCACGCGCTCGTCAACGTCGTCGTCATCGGCCTCGCAGCACTGTTGCTCCTCGTGCTCTCGCTTCTCGTGACCGGCGCGTCGATTCCACTATCGGCGGCGACGCTCGCGCTCGTCCCGTTCATCGCACTCGGTGTGACGCTCTTCTGCGGCCTCGGGGCCATCATCGGGAGCGTCGCCGACTCACAAGACGGTGTCATCGCAGCCAGCAACGCTATCGCACTCCCGCTGTTGTTCCTCTCGGAGACGTTCGTGACGCCCGACTTACTCCCGGCGTGGTTCCAACCAGCGTTGAACGTCTCGCCGTTGACGTACTTCGCTCGCGGTGTCCGGGCGCTCACCTACACGGGTGGCGATTGGGTGGGTAACCTCGCCATCCTCGCCGTCCTCGCCGTCGCGTTCTTCGTCGTGGGGACGATGGCGATTCCACAGACTGACTGA
- a CDS encoding ZIP family metal transporter, whose amino-acid sequence MDQFAALAFVFIAGLITAIATGIGALPFFFVSDVSDRWNVALWGIASGIMVSASLFGLVLEGLANGTPLQLGVGLLAGVALVVVAHYIIEGAEVNPKKYEEADFRKLLLILGILTVHSFPEGVAVGVSFADLGLGGGVELFGFAVPLLAVFMTIAISIHNIPEGLAISIPLRTMNVSNWKLVWWAIFSSLPQPIGAVIAFYFVRIAREFLPFGFGFAAGAMVFLVVTEFIPEALELGKRLPRGGKVELLAGLSAGFAIMIPLAFI is encoded by the coding sequence ATGGACCAATTCGCTGCCCTCGCATTCGTCTTTATCGCGGGGCTTATCACGGCAATCGCGACCGGTATCGGCGCGCTTCCGTTCTTCTTCGTCTCCGACGTGAGCGACCGCTGGAACGTGGCGCTCTGGGGCATCGCCTCGGGTATCATGGTCTCCGCGTCGCTGTTTGGCCTCGTTCTCGAAGGCCTCGCCAACGGGACGCCGTTGCAACTGGGTGTCGGCCTTTTGGCTGGTGTCGCCCTCGTCGTCGTCGCACACTACATCATCGAGGGTGCCGAGGTCAACCCGAAAAAGTACGAGGAGGCAGACTTCCGGAAACTGCTGTTGATTCTCGGTATCCTCACCGTCCACAGTTTTCCTGAGGGTGTCGCCGTCGGCGTCTCCTTCGCCGACCTTGGACTCGGTGGCGGCGTGGAACTGTTCGGATTCGCCGTTCCACTGCTCGCCGTGTTCATGACCATCGCGATCTCGATTCACAACATCCCCGAAGGACTCGCAATCTCTATCCCACTTCGCACGATGAACGTCTCCAACTGGAAACTCGTCTGGTGGGCCATCTTCTCGAGCCTGCCCCAACCGATTGGGGCCGTCATCGCGTTCTACTTCGTACGCATCGCCCGCGAGTTCCTCCCGTTCGGGTTCGGGTTCGCAGCGGGTGCGATGGTGTTCCTCGTCGTGACGGAGTTCATTCCCGAAGCACTCGAACTCGGTAAGCGTCTCCCACGCGGTGGCAAAGTAGAGTTACTCGCCGGACTCTCCGCCGGATTCGCCATCATGATTCCGCTGGCGTTCATCTAA
- the acs gene encoding acetate--CoA ligase alpha subunit produces MGELSELFAPNRIAVVGATEREGAIGRAIMDNLIEEFDGEVVPVNPKYDELFGLQCYSDVGETGADLAVIVVPPKVVLPAMKSAGEAGIENAVVITAGFGETGSEGAAREQELREIAESYDMNVVGPNSLGIMNTDVGMNATFGPDMALDGNMSFMSQSGAFITAVIDWANDEDIGFKDIVSLGNKAVLDEADFIEAWNDDPDTEVIIGYLEGISAGREFIDSARDVTKDTPIVLVKSGKTDAGAQAASSHTGTIAGSDAAYEAGLEQAGVIRADSVQHLFDTARVLGDQPLPENKDVAVITNAGGPGVMTTDAIGESDLEMASFTDETLSNFSETLPPEGNIYNPVDIVGDADNERFKNALDVALADENVGSAIVLTAPTAVLDYNQLAEDTVELQQKHDKPIAACFMGGERVNAASDLMKDAGIPNYFDPSRAVDGLEALAKYADIRQREYDAPTEFDVDRERAREILETVKARDETRLGVEAMELLDAYGIETPKGDIVDDPADALDVAEQIDGNVVMKIVSPDILHKSDIGGVKVGVENEDVYDAYEDLITRAKNYQPDANILGVQVQEMVNLDDGVETIVGMNRDPQFGPLMMFGLGGIFVEILEDTTFRVAPVAESEAEEMTKEIDAAPMLRGARGNDPVDIGGITETIQRLSQLVTDFPAILELDINPLVALPDGVKAVDVRLTVDPDEL; encoded by the coding sequence ATGGGAGAGTTATCCGAGTTGTTCGCGCCGAACCGAATCGCAGTGGTCGGCGCGACCGAGCGCGAAGGGGCCATTGGCCGGGCCATCATGGACAACCTCATCGAGGAGTTCGACGGTGAGGTCGTCCCGGTCAACCCCAAGTACGACGAACTGTTCGGCCTGCAGTGCTACAGTGACGTTGGGGAGACGGGCGCTGACCTCGCGGTCATCGTCGTCCCTCCGAAGGTGGTGCTTCCTGCGATGAAGTCCGCCGGTGAGGCAGGCATCGAGAACGCGGTGGTCATCACGGCCGGCTTCGGCGAGACGGGCAGTGAAGGTGCAGCCCGCGAGCAGGAGCTTCGTGAGATTGCCGAGAGCTACGACATGAACGTCGTCGGCCCGAACAGTCTGGGCATCATGAACACGGACGTCGGCATGAACGCGACGTTCGGCCCCGACATGGCCCTCGACGGCAACATGTCCTTCATGAGCCAGTCGGGTGCGTTCATCACGGCAGTCATCGACTGGGCCAACGACGAAGACATCGGCTTCAAGGACATCGTCTCGCTGGGTAACAAGGCGGTCCTCGACGAAGCCGACTTCATCGAGGCGTGGAACGACGACCCCGACACCGAGGTCATCATCGGCTACCTCGAAGGCATCAGCGCGGGTCGCGAGTTCATCGACTCCGCCCGCGACGTGACGAAGGACACGCCAATCGTCCTCGTGAAGTCCGGAAAGACCGACGCCGGTGCGCAGGCCGCATCGTCGCACACCGGAACGATTGCTGGCTCGGACGCCGCCTACGAGGCGGGTCTCGAACAGGCCGGCGTCATCCGCGCCGACTCCGTCCAGCACCTCTTCGACACTGCGCGCGTGCTGGGTGACCAGCCACTGCCCGAAAACAAAGACGTCGCCGTCATCACGAACGCCGGTGGTCCCGGTGTGATGACGACCGACGCCATCGGTGAATCCGACCTCGAGATGGCGAGTTTCACCGACGAGACGCTGTCGAACTTCTCCGAGACGCTTCCGCCGGAAGGGAACATCTACAACCCGGTCGACATCGTCGGCGACGCCGACAACGAGCGCTTCAAGAACGCCCTCGACGTGGCTCTCGCCGACGAGAACGTCGGCAGCGCCATCGTCCTCACGGCACCCACGGCCGTTCTCGACTACAACCAACTCGCCGAGGACACGGTCGAACTCCAGCAGAAACACGACAAGCCGATTGCGGCCTGTTTCATGGGTGGCGAACGCGTCAACGCCGCGTCCGACCTGATGAAAGACGCCGGCATCCCGAACTACTTCGACCCTTCGCGTGCCGTCGACGGCCTCGAAGCCCTCGCGAAGTACGCCGACATCCGCCAGCGCGAGTACGACGCACCCACCGAGTTCGACGTGGACCGCGAGCGTGCCCGTGAGATTCTCGAAACCGTCAAAGCACGCGACGAGACGCGCCTCGGTGTCGAGGCCATGGAACTGCTCGACGCCTACGGTATCGAGACGCCGAAAGGCGACATCGTCGACGACCCGGCCGACGCCCTCGACGTCGCCGAGCAAATCGACGGCAATGTCGTCATGAAGATCGTCAGTCCGGACATCCTCCACAAGTCCGACATCGGCGGCGTCAAAGTCGGTGTCGAGAACGAGGACGTCTACGACGCCTACGAGGACCTCATCACCCGCGCGAAGAACTACCAGCCAGACGCCAACATCCTCGGCGTGCAGGTTCAAGAGATGGTCAACCTCGACGACGGCGTCGAGACCATCGTCGGTATGAACCGTGACCCGCAGTTCGGTCCGCTCATGATGTTCGGCCTCGGTGGCATCTTCGTCGAGATTCTCGAAGACACGACGTTCCGCGTCGCACCCGTCGCCGAGTCAGAAGCAGAAGAGATGACCAAGGAAATCGACGCAGCACCGATGCTCCGCGGTGCCCGTGGGAACGACCCCGTCGATATCGGTGGCATCACCGAGACCATCCAGCGTCTCTCACAACTCGTCACGGACTTCCCGGCTATCCTCGAACTCGACATCAACCCGCTCGTCGCACTCCCCGACGGCGTCAAGGCAGTCGACGTTCGCCTGACCGTGGACCCGGACGAACTTTAA
- a CDS encoding PQQ-dependent sugar dehydrogenase, whose product MNGSRREFLTATGTVLLGGLAGCTGAPTSGQTGGTTAQSPDGATTDAGGGGSGNGGETGDLSSLELRYETLASGFTSPVDVAIPDAFDGTRRFVVDQPGLLWLHDDAGLQSEPYLDITDRVVDLAGYDERGFLGLAFHPNFADNGRLFLRYSAPRRGGTPSNYSHTFVLSELTVDPEATTISADSERTLLEIPQPQANHNAGALAFGPDGYLYVAVGDGGAGNDEGRGHVDDWYSAVSGGNGQDVTQNLLGSILRIDVDTDGGVSGDDDKPYGIPEDNPLVGRDGFDEQYAWGLRNPWRLSFDGEDFYVADVGQGMWEEVNLVENGGNYGWNVREGAHCFRAGDCPTETPDGDPLIDPVLEYPHSGSGPSGIAVIGGYVYRGEEIPALSGVYVFADWRSGGRLFAARPQESRPWDIVEIPITDRDGGGENVLAFGRDPAGELYVCTNDSTRASRTTGTLNRLRVA is encoded by the coding sequence ATGAACGGTTCTCGGCGCGAGTTCCTCACGGCGACTGGAACGGTCCTCCTCGGCGGTCTCGCAGGGTGTACGGGCGCCCCGACCAGTGGTCAAACCGGCGGAACGACAGCCCAATCACCCGACGGAGCGACGACCGACGCCGGTGGCGGAGGAAGCGGGAACGGTGGTGAGACTGGAGACCTCTCTTCCCTCGAACTCAGATACGAGACGCTCGCCAGCGGATTCACGTCCCCCGTCGATGTCGCCATCCCCGACGCGTTCGACGGTACGCGGCGCTTCGTCGTCGACCAACCGGGCCTGTTGTGGCTTCACGACGACGCTGGACTCCAGTCGGAGCCATACCTCGACATTACGGACCGCGTCGTCGACCTCGCGGGCTACGACGAACGCGGATTCCTCGGCCTCGCGTTCCATCCGAACTTCGCCGACAACGGCCGGCTCTTTCTCCGCTACAGCGCCCCGCGACGGGGTGGTACGCCGTCGAACTACAGTCACACGTTCGTCCTCAGCGAACTGACCGTAGACCCCGAGGCGACGACTATCTCGGCCGACTCCGAGCGAACGCTCCTCGAAATCCCGCAACCGCAGGCCAACCACAACGCGGGTGCACTCGCGTTCGGCCCCGACGGCTACCTGTACGTCGCCGTCGGCGATGGCGGCGCAGGCAACGACGAGGGACGCGGCCACGTCGACGACTGGTACAGCGCAGTGAGCGGCGGAAACGGGCAGGACGTGACGCAGAACCTCCTCGGCAGCATCCTCCGAATCGACGTGGATACGGACGGTGGTGTCTCTGGCGACGACGACAAACCCTACGGAATCCCGGAGGACAACCCACTCGTCGGCCGCGACGGATTCGACGAACAGTACGCGTGGGGACTTCGGAATCCGTGGCGACTCTCCTTCGACGGCGAGGACTTCTACGTCGCCGACGTGGGACAGGGGATGTGGGAAGAAGTGAATCTGGTCGAGAACGGCGGCAACTACGGATGGAACGTCCGCGAAGGCGCACACTGCTTCCGTGCAGGCGACTGTCCGACTGAGACACCGGACGGTGACCCGCTCATCGACCCCGTGTTGGAGTACCCGCACTCTGGAAGCGGCCCCTCTGGTATCGCCGTCATCGGTGGCTACGTCTACCGTGGCGAGGAGATTCCGGCGCTCTCGGGCGTGTACGTCTTCGCCGACTGGCGGTCAGGTGGTCGTCTGTTCGCCGCCCGCCCGCAGGAGTCGCGGCCGTGGGATATCGTCGAGATTCCCATCACCGACCGTGACGGCGGCGGTGAGAACGTCCTCGCGTTCGGCCGCGACCCGGCTGGCGAACTCTACGTCTGTACGAACGACAGCACGCGAGCCAGCAGAACGACCGGGACGCTGAATCGCCTGCGAGTCGCCTGA